The Molothrus ater isolate BHLD 08-10-18 breed brown headed cowbird chromosome 28, BPBGC_Mater_1.1, whole genome shotgun sequence genome contains a region encoding:
- the LOC118700378 gene encoding histone acetyltransferase KAT6A-like, producing the protein MVKLANPLYTEWILEAIKKVKKQKQRPSEERICNAVSSSHGLDRKTVLEQLELSVKDGTILKVSNKGLNSYKDPDNPGRIALPKPRNHGKLDGKPNVDWNKLIKRAIEGLAESSGSSLKNIERFLKGQKDVSALFGGSAASIFHQQLRLAVKRAVGHGRLLKDGPLYQLNTKATTNADGKESFESLSCLPPVCLLPHEKDKPVAEPIPICSFCLGTKEQNREKKPEELISCADCGNSGHPSCLKFSPELTVRVKALRWQCIECKTCSSCRDQGKNADNMLFCDSCDRGFHMECCDPPLTRMPKGMWICQICRPRKKGRKLLQKKAAQIKRRYANPIGRPKNRLKNQNTTSKGPFSKVRAGPGRGRKRKMALANQSAPSEGGYLEQTDGLDFCRDGSNTLKFNKKTKGLIDGLTKFFTPSPDGRKARGEVVDYSQQYRIRKKGTRKSSTSEWPTDNQDGWDGKQESEERFFGSQDVLNEKDMELFRDIQEQALQKVGVTGPPDPQVRCPSVIEFGKYEIQTWYSSPYPQEYSRLPKLYLCEFCLKYMKSRTILQQHMKKCGWFHPPANEIYRKNNISVFEVDGNVSTIYCQNLCLLAKLFLDHKTLYYDVEPFLFYVLTQNDVKGCHLVGYFSKEKHCQQKYNVSCIMILPQYQRKGYGRFLIDFSYLLSKREGQAGSPEKPLSDLGRLSYMAYWKSVILECLYHQRDKQLSIKKLSKLTGICPQDITSTLHHLRMLDFRSDQFVIIRREKLIQEHMAKLRTNVRPIDVDAECLRWTPVIVSNSVVSEDEEEETEDGENEEQQKQKEKDPETSMVKSVSWEKKEQEPYSPTESEKKPDIVAPANSTRPNKHIFSLDSLPANSQPARRGRWNRKSKKIHEPFCEKEPALPMEEKTAAPSGRCSECEEKSAASRGRCSDCEEKSVALQGRCGECEEKSPASRGRYAEDDEKSAASQGQYGKGEKPAAPHRQHSEAVERWRGQLKKNTEPLKCRFPEDCDRLPRRYSDGDRGLLRCFSESSEEEDDEPVSPRSSSPPVLTKPTLKRKKPILHRKRRVRKRKHHNSSVVTETISETTEVLDEPFEDSDSERPMPQLEPTFEIEEEEEEEEEDEEEESELSSSGYFQHLAQPDTLRHRPSSKRKSRDEEESDDNNGNPPLKPLSMLRNSEAKDSSLEPDTSTPVKKKKGWPKGKSRKPVHWKKRPGRKPGFKLNREEVPLSAQDEMVDEVVANSKPGRKAKISDKEECVEQKDLPLTEERKEEDVNMEAEEVGEGEEEDIGSSEVRAVSPVDSNSSPVPEVKEPEIEEEVEEKPRILEEQRQSEEEQQELDEPEHDHEEEEEVAVVTNQNEDHDADDEDDGHPESLKKKELEEQPVKEGVKEEPQVQECFLETSIPSSREDAKEKDEAEADSEEEQASNETSVGSEHVPGSEDDHEEEQSNKEGLIELKEEEEIPHSELDLETVQAVQSLTQEESNEHDVAYQDCEETLAACQTLQSYTQTEEDPQISMVEDCQASEHNSPISSVQSHPSQSVRSVSSPNVPALESSYTQISPEQGSLSAPSMQNMETSPMMDVPSVSDHSQQVVDSGFSDLGSIESTTENYENPSSYDSTMGGSICGNNSSQSSCSYGGLSSSSSLTQNSCVVTQQMANIGSSCSMMQQNSVQPAANCNIKSPQSCVVERPPSNQQPTTQPQQQQPQSQQPQPPPPPQQQPPLSQCSMNNSFTPAPMIMEIPESGSTGNISIYERIPGDFGAGSYSQPSATFSLAKLQQLTNTIMDPHAMPYSHSPAVTSYATSVSLSNTGLAQLAPSHPLAGTPQAQATMTPPPNLASTTMNLTSPLLQCNMSATNIGIPHTQRLQGQMPVKGHISIRSKSAPLPSASAHQQQLYGRSPPAVAMQAGPRTLAVQRGMNMGVNLMPTAPYNVNSMNMNLNAMNSYRMTQPMMNSSYHSNPAYMNQTAQYPMQMQMGMMGSQAYTQQPMQPNPHGNMMYTGPSHHSYMNAAGVPKQSLNGPYMRR; encoded by the exons CCGGTTGCTGAACCAATCCCAATTTGCAGTTTCTGCCTTGGTACAAAAGAGCAAAACCGGGAGAAGAAACCTGAAGAGCTCATCTCCTGTGCTGACTGTGGCAACAGTG GTCATCCGTCCTGTTTGAAGTTCTCTCCAGAGCTGACCGTGCGAGTCAAGGCCTTGCGATGGCAATGTATTGAATGCAAAACATGCAGTTCCTGTAGAGACCAAGGGAAAAATGCT GATAACATGCTGTTCTGTGACTCCTGTGACCGTGGCTTTCACATGGAATGCTGTGATCCTCCTCTTACCAGGATGCCAAAAG GTATGTGGATATGTCAAATATGTCGACCAcggaagaaaggaagaaaacttctACAGAAGAAGGCAGCACAGATAAAAAGACGCTATGCTAACCCAATAGGACGTCCTAAAAACAGGTTAAAGAATCAAAACACAAC ATCAAAAGGTCCTTTCAGCAAAGTCCGCGCCGGTCCTGGCCGGGGTCGGAAGCGTAAGATGGCTCTGGCCAACCAGTCAGCACCATCAGAAGGAGGGTACCTGGAACAGACAGATGGTTTGGACTTCTGCAGAGATGGCAGCAACACCTTGAAGTTtaacaagaaaaccaaagggCTTATAGATGGCCTTACTAAATTCTTCACTCCTTCCCCTGATGGACGAAAAGCTCGAGGAGAAGTGGTTGACTATTCTCAGCAGTATAGGATCAGGAAAAAGGGTACCAGGAAATCCAGCACTTCAGAATGGCCCACAG ACAATCAGGATGGCTGGGATGGAAAGCAAGAAAGTGAGGAGCGTTTTTTTGGGAGCCAGGATGTCTTGAATGAAAAAGACATGGAGTTGTTTCGAGATATTCAGGAACAAGCACTGCAG AAAGTAGGGGTGACTGGGCCTCCTGATCCACAAGTGCGCTGCCCTTCTGTTATAGAATTTGGCAAATACGAAATCCAGACCTGGTACTCCTCCCCATATCCACAGGAATACTCAAG GCTACCGAAGTTGTACCTTTGTGAATTCTGTCTAAAATATATGAAAAGCAGAACTATTCTCCAACAGCATATGAAAAAATGTGGGTGGTTTCATCCTCCAGCCAAtgaaatttacagaaaaaataatatatcaGTCTTTGAG GTCGATGGCAATGTCAGCACTATCTACTGCCAGAACTTGTGCTTGCTAGCTAAACTCTTCTTGGATCACAAGACTCTCTATTATGATGTGGAGCCATTTCTTTTCTATGTGCTGACACAGAATGATGTTAAGGGCTGTCACCTTGTTGGCTACTTTTCCAAG gaAAAACACTGCCAGCAGAAGTACAATGTTTCCTGTATCATGATTCTTCCACAATACCAGCGTAAGGGCTATGGCAGGTTCCTAATTGACTTCA GCTATTTGCTTTCAAAGCGTGAGGGTCAGGCAGGATCACCAGAGAAGCCCCTGTCGGACCTGGGGCGCCTGTCATACATGGCTTATTGGAAAAGTGTAATATTGGAGTGCCTTTATCATCAACGTGACAAGCAATTAAGCATCAAGAAATTGAGTAAGCTGACTGGAATCTGCCCTCAAGATATCACTTCCACTCTGCATCACCTACGAATGCTCGACTTCCGTAGTGATCA GTTTGTCATCATTCGTCGTGAGAAGCTCATCCAGGAGCACATGGCCAAGCTTAGAACCAACGTGCGCCCCATCGACGTGGATGCGGAGTGCCTGCGCTGGACACCCGTCATCGTTTCCAACTCCGTTGTCtctgaagatgaagaagaggaaacagaggatggggaaaatgaagagcaacaaaagcagaaagaaaaggatcCAGAGACCAGT aTGGTAAAATCTGTGTCATGGGAGAAGAAAGAGCAAGAGCCTTACTCACCAacagagagtgaaaaaaagCCAGACATCGTTGCTCCAGCCAATTCTACACGACCAAACAAGCACATTTTTTCCCTGGATAGTCTTCCTGCAAACAGTCAGCCAGCACGAAGAGGTCGATGGAACCGCAAGAGCAAAAAAATTCATGAGCCCTTTTGTGAGAAGGAGCCAGCATTGCCcatggaggaaaaaacagcagctcccagtggaCGATGCAGTGAATGTGAGGAAAAGTCAGCAGCCTCACGAGGCCGGTGCAGTGACTGTGAGGAGAAGTCAGTGGCCTTGCAAGGAAGATGTGGTGAATGTGAGGAGAAATCTCCAGCCTCCAGAGGCCGCTATGCTGAAGATGATGAAAAatctgcagcttcccagggacAGTATGGCAAAGGTGAAAAACCTGCAGCTCCCCATCGGCAGCACAGTGAAGCTGTGGAAAGGTGGAGGGGCCAGTTGAAAAAGAACACGGAGCCACTGAAGTGTAGATTCCCAGAGGATTGCGACAGATTACCCCGGCGCTACAGTGATGGCGACAGGGGACTTCTGAGGTGTTTTAGTGAGAGCAGTGAAGAGGAGGATGATGAGCCTGTGAGTCCTAGGTCAAGCTCTCCACCTGTTCTCACCAAGCCAACGTTGAAACGAAAG AAACCAATTCTTCATCGGAAGAGGCGGGTCCGCAAGCGTAAGCACCACAACAGCAGTGTTGTCACTGAAACCATCTCAGAAACCACAGAAGTGCTGGATGAACCATTTGAGGACTCAGACTCTGAACGACCAATGCCTCAGTTAGAGCCTACATTTGAGattgaggaggaggaagaggaggaggaggaggatgaagaagaggagaGTGAGCTTTCATCCAGTGGATACTTTCAGCACTTAGCCCAACCAGACACACTCAGGCATAGACCCTCTTCTAAGAGGAAGTCCAGAGACGAAGAGGAGTCTGATGACAATAATG GTAACCCACCCTTGAAACCGTTATCTATGCTGAGGAATAGTGAAGCAAAAGATTCTTCACTTGAGCCAGATACTTCCACACctgtgaaaaagaagaagggatGGCCAAAAGGGAAAAGCCGAAAGCCAGTCCACTGGAAGAAAAGACCTGGTCGAAAACCAGGTTTTAAACTGAACCGGGAGGAGGTGCCACTGTCAGCTCAGGATGAAATGGTTGATGAGGTGGTAGCTAATTCAAAACCAGGGCGTAAGGCCAAAATTTCAGATAAAGAAGAATGTGTTGAGCAGAAGGACCTGCCTCTGactgaggaaaggaaagaggaagatgTGAATATGGAAGCAGAAGAGgtaggagagggagaagaggaagacaTAGGCAGCAGTGAAGTAAGAGCAGTTTCTCCTGTGGACAGCAACAGCAGTCCAGTGCCAGAAGTCAAAGAACCTGAGATAGAAGAGGAAGTGGAGGAGAAGCCACGGATTTTAGAAGAGCAGAGGCAATCAGAAGAAGAGCAGCAAGAATTAGATGAACCTGAACATGACCAcgaggaagaagaggaagttGCAGTAGTGACAAATCAGAACGAAGATCACGATGctgatgatgaagatgatggtCATCCAGagtctttgaagaaaaaagaattggaGGAGCAGCCTGTTAAAGAAGGGGTGAAGGAGGAGCCTCAGGTGCAAGAATGTTTTTTAGAAACAAGCATCCCAAGCAGTAGAGaagatgcaaaagaaaaagatgaagcaGAGGCAGATTCTGAGGAAGAGCAGGCTTCCAATGAGACATCAGTGGGCTCAGAGCATGTCCCTGGGTCTGAAGATGATCACGAAGAAGAGCAAAGTAATAAAGAGGGGTTAATTGAAttaaaggaagaggaggagattCCTCATAGTGAACTAGATCTTGAAACTGTTCAAGCAGTCCAGTCCTTGACACAGGAGGAAAGCAATGAGCATGATGTAGCTTACCAGGACTGTGAAGAAACTCTTGCAGCTTGTCAGACTTTGCAGAGTTATACCCAGACTGAGGAGGATCCTCAGATATCGATGGTTGAAGATTGCCAGGCCTCAGAACACAACAGCCCAATATCCTCTGTTcagtcccaccccagccagTCTGTGCGTTCTGTCAGCAGCCCAAACGTGcctgctctggagagcagctACACACAGATCAGCCCTGAGCAAGGATCCCTGTCCGCACCCTCTATGCAGAACATGGAGACCAGCCCCATGATGGATGTGCCTTCAGTATCGGACCACTCCCAGCAGGTGGTGGATAGTGGCTTCAGTGACCTTGGCAGCATTGAGAGCACTACAGAGAATTATGAAAACCCCAGCAGCTACGACTCCACCATGGGAGGCAGCATTTGTGGAAATAActcttcccagagcagctgttccTACGGAGGACTGTCTTCTTCTAGCAGCCTCACCCAGAACAGTTGTGTTGTCACTCAGCAAATGGCAAACATTGGCAGCAGTTGCAGCATGATGCAGCAAAACAGTGTCCAGCCTGCAGCAAACTGTAATATCAAGTCACCTCAGAGCTGTGTAGTAGAAAGGCCCCCAAGTAACCAGCAACCAACAACACAgccacaacagcagcagcctcagtcccagcagccacagcccccacCTCCACCCCAGCAGCAACCTCCATTATCTCAGTGTAGCATGAACAACAGCTTCACCCCAGCACCTATGATCATGGAAATACCTGAATCAGGCAGCACTGGTAACATCAGTATCTATGAGAGGATTCCAGGGGATTTTGGTGCTGGCAGCTATTCACAACCATCAGCCACATTCAGTTTAGCCAAGTTGCAGCAGCTGACAAACACCATTATGGACCCTCATGCCATGCCTTATAGCCATTCTCCTGCTGTGACTTCCTATGCAACCAGCGTTTCTCTTTCCAACAcagggctggctcagctggCTCCTTCTCACCCCCTGGCCGGCACCCCACAAGCACAAGCCACCATGACACCCCCACCAAACCTGGCCTCCACCACCATGAACCTCACATCCCCTCTGCTCCAGTGCAACATGTCCGCCACCAACATCGGCATTCCGCACACGCAGCGGCTGCAGGGGCAGATGCCGGTCAAGGGGCACATCTCCATCCGCTCCAAATCTGCgcccctgccctctgccagcgcgcaccagcagcagctgtacGGCCGCAGCCCCCCGGCCGTGGCCATGCAGGCTGGGCCTCGGACCTTGGCCGTGCAGCGGGGCATGAACATGGGCGTGAACCTGATGCCAACCGCGCCCTACAACGTCAACTCCATGAATATGAACCTGAACGCCATGAACAGCTACAGGATGACACAGCCCATGATGAACAGCAGTTACCATAGCAATCCTGCCTACATGAATCAGACAGCACAGTATCCTATGCAGATGCAGATGGGAATGATGGGGAGCCAGGCCTATACCCAGCAGCCTATGCAGCCAAATCCTCATGGAAACATGATGTACACTGGCCCCTCCCATCACAGCTACATGAACGCTGCTGGGGTGCCCAAGCAGTCTCTTAATGGACCATACATGAGAAGATGA